The stretch of DNA CACAAAGGATACTTAGAAAAACACTAAAACCAATTTTATATTGCGCCGGTATTTGACGCCCTGAAAATAATGGCGCTGTTACCATAAATGTCGTAATGCGTACAAAAACCAGTAAAAAAGTCCACAAAGTTGATGCATCTATATTCATCATTTACCCCACGAATTGAGAAAGATTTCCCAATAAGTTTTGTGTAAAATCTACCACATGACGCAGCATCCATGGTCCAAAAAATAGGATAGAAAGAAAGACAGCGACAATCTTTGGAACGAACGCCAGCGTTTGTTCCTGAATTTGTGTGGTAGCTTGAAAAATACTAACCAATAACCCTACAATTAATGCAATACCGGCAACTGGTGCAATAACAATAAGTATGGTATAAATCGCTTCTTGAGCAATTCGTAAGATTAATTCAGTGGTCATTAATTACATCCCCTTCTTAAAAACTCACAAGCAGTGATTTAACAATTAAGTGCCAACCATCTACTAAAATGAATAAAAGAATCTTAAATGGCAGCGAAATCATCACTGGAGGGAGCATCATCATCCCCATTGACATCAATACACTTGACACAATCATGTCGATGACTAAGAAAGGGATAAAAATCATAAATCCCATCTGAAAGGCTGTTTTTAATTCGCTTATTGCATAGGCTGGGACTAATGCAGTTAACGGTATGTCTTTAACCTCATTTGGTTTTTTCATCTTTGCATAATCCATAAACAGGGAAAGATCTTTCTCACGAGTGTGCTTTGCCATAAATTCCTTCAACGGTTCACTTGCTGACTGAAAGGCTTCCTCCTGCGACATTTTACCAGCAAGAAAGGGCTGTAAAGCATTATGATTCATTTCTGAAAAAGTTGGACCCATAATAAAAAACGTCATAAACAGCGACAAACCAATTAAAACTTGATTTGGTGGTATTTGTTGAGTACCCAATGCATTTCTTACGAACCCAAACACAACAATTATTCGAGTAAAACTAGTCATTAAAATAAGAAAAGCAGGCGCAATTGATAAAACCGTAATTAGTAAAATAATACGCATAGTGTTTGAAACTTGATTAGGATCACCAGAGCCAGAACCTAAATCAATTCCAGGCAATATGGTTCCTGCAGGGCTAGCTGCATGTGCTACTGAAATGAAACCAAGTGTCAGAAGTGGAACAAGAATAGCTAATTTTCGTTTCATCGTTCCTACTCCTCTCCATTTTCTTGGTGCATTTTTTGCAGTTGTGTACGGAAAACTGTATTCCATATTTTTTTTGAATCTTTCGGGATCCATTTCGAGGTTGATCCTTCCGCTTGATTTTCATAACTTTCTAGTAAAAGC from Bacillus sp. SLBN-46 encodes:
- the fliP gene encoding flagellar type III secretion system pore protein FliP (The bacterial flagellar biogenesis protein FliP forms a type III secretion system (T3SS)-type pore required for flagellar assembly.), coding for MKRKLAILVPLLTLGFISVAHAASPAGTILPGIDLGSGSGDPNQVSNTMRIILLITVLSIAPAFLILMTSFTRIIVVFGFVRNALGTQQIPPNQVLIGLSLFMTFFIMGPTFSEMNHNALQPFLAGKMSQEEAFQSASEPLKEFMAKHTREKDLSLFMDYAKMKKPNEVKDIPLTALVPAYAISELKTAFQMGFMIFIPFLVIDMIVSSVLMSMGMMMLPPVMISLPFKILLFILVDGWHLIVKSLLVSF
- the fliQ gene encoding flagellar biosynthesis protein FliQ codes for the protein MTTELILRIAQEAIYTILIVIAPVAGIALIVGLLVSIFQATTQIQEQTLAFVPKIVAVFLSILFFGPWMLRHVVDFTQNLLGNLSQFVG